Proteins from a genomic interval of Desulfitibacter alkalitolerans DSM 16504:
- a CDS encoding DUF5693 family protein codes for MTFKTKSANYINYLLIGILVMALLAAGYLAKQRMTLEQANRHVEVSIESQEVERLARYSQYSERDVLRKFKQTGVSGILLKEQIISDLEPHKAWVMSGSQLLLDDRYRTEMGSNVENIKTGYNYIITNDEKVHEQIKKNLSLKVFGVHVPENTGSIQLVGVPITRSELSTIGLGFDQDFMELAVSEGYNILVQIRNWPQSSPEAIRGVFEYLVPFKDNITAVLFNDFLIPGFPHYLHIINEGIESLEANFAFIETFIFNQQGARQVGLDEPTNVVRFHAIGLNEMVNMTPQRAVDRFTLAITDRNVRVLLVRLFFPMDSSDWMETNVNYLGGGNGFTGLIPAIQREGFNIGEAQPFNMHVTSAEGNILLTFVSGLGVLAGGMLLLRRLDFSKLAYLLGGAGLIIWAGAFIIDPLLNIAIKAMALGSVIIFPSLALILVLNDKSSISPGRAIIKLIHASSISLIGALLMVGLFAHLNFMLKLDQFVGVKVAHLLPILILIFAFYFWRDRDKLPSRIKGLLDAVVTNRHLILVGFFLVAGLIYVTRTGNEAAVVSSLELKVRTLLDNLLIARPRTKEFLIGHPFMLLLFYLGYQHRYLPLLLLGAIGQISMVNTFAHIHTPLLVSMIRTVNGLWLGIAIGVMFILLWRLYKHLEGRLFNE; via the coding sequence TTGACATTTAAGACTAAATCAGCTAATTATATAAACTATCTTTTGATAGGTATCCTAGTTATGGCACTGTTGGCAGCCGGCTATCTTGCAAAGCAGAGAATGACCCTGGAGCAGGCCAACAGGCATGTAGAGGTGAGTATTGAAAGCCAGGAGGTTGAAAGGCTGGCTAGATATAGCCAGTATTCAGAGCGGGATGTATTAAGGAAATTCAAACAAACAGGTGTATCTGGCATCCTTTTAAAGGAACAGATAATTAGTGATCTAGAGCCCCATAAGGCCTGGGTTATGTCGGGCAGTCAGCTTCTCTTAGATGACAGGTATAGAACAGAGATGGGGAGCAATGTTGAAAATATCAAAACTGGCTACAACTATATTATTACAAATGATGAAAAGGTTCATGAACAAATAAAGAAAAACTTATCCTTAAAGGTTTTTGGTGTTCACGTACCGGAAAATACAGGCAGCATTCAGCTTGTTGGGGTCCCAATTACCAGATCTGAGCTTAGCACCATTGGCCTGGGTTTTGACCAGGATTTTATGGAACTGGCCGTTTCAGAAGGCTACAATATTCTGGTACAAATACGCAATTGGCCCCAGAGCTCACCTGAAGCAATAAGGGGTGTATTTGAATATTTAGTGCCTTTTAAGGATAATATTACGGCAGTTTTATTTAATGATTTTTTAATTCCTGGCTTTCCCCATTATCTGCATATTATTAATGAAGGAATTGAAAGTCTTGAGGCAAACTTTGCCTTCATTGAAACCTTTATCTTTAATCAGCAAGGTGCCAGGCAAGTCGGTTTAGATGAACCAACCAATGTTGTCAGGTTCCATGCAATAGGGCTAAACGAAATGGTTAATATGACTCCTCAAAGGGCAGTGGACAGATTCACCCTGGCAATAACTGATAGAAATGTTCGAGTTCTTTTAGTAAGGCTTTTCTTCCCAATGGATAGCTCAGATTGGATGGAAACAAATGTTAATTATCTTGGTGGAGGAAATGGCTTTACAGGATTAATACCTGCAATACAAAGGGAAGGCTTTAATATAGGCGAAGCTCAACCTTTCAACATGCATGTTACATCAGCAGAGGGGAACATACTGTTGACCTTTGTAAGTGGACTGGGTGTTCTTGCAGGGGGAATGCTGCTCCTAAGGAGGCTAGATTTTTCAAAGCTTGCCTATTTATTAGGGGGAGCAGGCCTTATAATCTGGGCAGGAGCCTTTATAATAGACCCCTTGTTAAATATTGCCATAAAGGCCATGGCCTTGGGTTCGGTAATAATATTTCCATCACTGGCTTTAATTTTAGTTTTAAATGATAAATCCAGCATCTCCCCGGGGAGGGCTATAATCAAGCTTATTCATGCTTCCTCAATCAGCTTGATAGGTGCACTGCTAATGGTAGGATTATTTGCACATCTGAACTTCATGCTCAAGCTGGATCAGTTTGTAGGGGTGAAGGTGGCTCATCTTTTACCAATCCTAATTTTGATATTTGCTTTTTATTTTTGGCGCGATAGAGATAAGCTGCCCAGCAGAATTAAGGGTCTGCTGGATGCAGTTGTTACAAACAGGCATCTAATACTTGTAGGGTTTTTCCTGGTTGCCGGACTAATTTATGTAACAAGGACAGGTAATGAGGCAGCAGTTGTATCCTCTCTGGAGCTTAAGGTGAGAACCCTTTTAGATAATCTATTAATAGCTCGTCCGCGCACAAAGGAGTTTTTGATTGGACATCCCTTTATGCTGCTGCTTTTTTATCTAGGCTATCAGCATCGTTATCTGCCACTGCTGTTATTGGGGGCAATTGGTCAGATTTCCATGGTTAATACCTTTGCTCATATTCATACACCTTTATTGGTTTCCATGATAAGGACCGTTAATGGATTATGGCTGGGTATTGCAATAGGGGTTATGTTCATACTATTATGGAGATTATATAAACACTTGGAAGGCAGGCTTTTTAATGAGTAA
- a CDS encoding sensor domain-containing diguanylate cyclase gives MVYKLSDLVSISDLQGIVNSIYHIEKIECRAVDQDGSVLADGFVQGRKIDVDEIILDIPINSQGRRIGLLQLVKHLECSINESAFSLMTHLANILKLIGEKQSKCLYLEKELVKTRHSLTKIIEFEKLIASIARRFISISAEEISEEINHTLRDIGEFSKTDRTYIFLVSEDKKTVNNTHEWCAGGIEAQIHNLQNIPVDSIPWWMGELNSMRNIYIPDVDIMPQEASTEQEILKAQEIKSVIVVPLTFKNTLIGFMGFDSVRDYKCWPVEHITLLKIVSEIIVSALRRKKIEEELRFLSLHDHLTGLYNRAYFDNEMLRLEKGRDYPISIIFLDMDNLKTINDTMGHQAGDQALKNCARLLKENLREIDVLARIGGDEFAVILPCTDEKSGEEIIRRVKDTLANYNLNKEGLPLSLSIGIATCNGPEHKLSDTLKRADDLMYIKKNSTSTANRVL, from the coding sequence ATGGTGTATAAGCTTTCAGACTTGGTTAGTATAAGTGACCTGCAGGGAATAGTTAATAGTATTTATCATATTGAAAAAATAGAGTGCAGGGCAGTTGACCAGGATGGTTCTGTATTGGCAGACGGTTTTGTCCAGGGACGCAAAATAGACGTTGATGAAATAATATTGGACATACCTATAAACAGCCAGGGGCGAAGGATTGGGCTGCTTCAGCTTGTTAAGCATCTGGAGTGCTCCATAAATGAATCAGCATTTTCTTTAATGACCCACCTGGCAAATATATTGAAGTTAATAGGGGAAAAGCAGAGCAAATGCCTGTATCTGGAAAAGGAGCTGGTCAAAACCAGGCATTCACTAACAAAAATAATTGAGTTTGAAAAATTAATTGCCAGTATTGCCAGGAGATTTATCAGTATTTCAGCAGAGGAGATATCTGAGGAAATCAACCATACACTAAGGGACATTGGAGAATTTTCCAAGACAGATCGCACATATATTTTTTTAGTATCTGAGGACAAAAAGACTGTAAATAATACCCATGAATGGTGTGCTGGGGGCATAGAAGCCCAAATCCATAATCTGCAAAACATACCTGTTGATTCTATTCCATGGTGGATGGGGGAGCTTAATTCCATGAGAAATATCTATATCCCAGATGTAGATATTATGCCGCAAGAGGCCTCAACTGAGCAAGAAATCTTAAAAGCTCAGGAGATAAAGTCAGTAATAGTGGTACCCTTGACTTTTAAAAATACGCTCATAGGTTTCATGGGTTTTGATTCTGTCAGGGATTACAAATGTTGGCCTGTAGAGCATATAACCCTTTTAAAAATTGTTAGTGAAATAATAGTAAGTGCATTAAGAAGAAAAAAGATAGAAGAGGAGCTAAGATTTTTAAGCCTTCATGACCATCTCACTGGATTATATAATCGTGCCTATTTTGATAATGAAATGCTTCGACTGGAAAAAGGGAGGGATTATCCCATTTCAATTATTTTCCTGGATATGGATAATCTTAAAACTATCAATGATACAATGGGCCATCAGGCAGGGGATCAAGCCTTAAAAAACTGTGCCAGACTGCTCAAAGAAAATTTACGAGAAATAGATGTTCTTGCAAGGATAGGGGGAGACGAATTTGCGGTAATCCTGCCATGTACTGATGAGAAAAGTGGTGAGGAGATAATCAGGCGTGTTAAGGACACTCTGGCAAACTATAACCTTAATAAGGAAGGGCTGCCTTTAAGCCTTTCTATAGGTATAGCAACCTGCAATGGTCCGGAACATAAATTGAGTGATACTCTAAAAAGAGCAGATGACCTTATGTACATTAAAAAGAACTCTACCAGTACAGCCAACCGAGTGCTCTAA
- a CDS encoding [Fe-Fe] hydrogenase large subunit C-terminal domain-containing protein, with protein sequence MKQYFHSVRLDKEQCKGCTNCIKRCPTEAIRVRDGKARIIEELCVDCGECIRTCPNHAKIAVEDSLDKLNDFKYRIALPAPSFYGQFDSKHTLDEILEALIMIGFDDVFEVALAAEVVTRGINNYLQENQSLKPLISQACPAVVGLIQVRFPLLLEHIIPIDSPMNMAAMYAKRNAFSKGYAPQEVGTFFITPCPGKITAIRQPAAKNHVYVDGAISISTIYGQVLKHIKDLKGNRKLQKASGLGIGWGSSGGEIKALKHGTKLAVDGIQNVINVLEQVEKGELRDIAYLECQACQGGCIGGSLVAKNPFLARVRIDQLVSKGTNPQLEHFLETVDLSHCLLKGDFQPRKVRNLDDNLAEALVKMEKLERTLEELPGLDCSSCGCPNCRALAEDIVKGLAFETDCVFKLRKQVEILAEEVLKLARKVPPAMGQRNSE encoded by the coding sequence TTGAAACAGTATTTTCATTCTGTGAGGTTAGATAAAGAACAATGTAAGGGATGCACAAACTGCATAAAAAGGTGCCCTACTGAAGCCATTCGGGTACGAGATGGTAAAGCTCGAATTATTGAGGAGCTTTGTGTTGACTGTGGTGAGTGTATACGAACCTGTCCTAACCACGCCAAAATTGCAGTTGAAGATTCTTTAGATAAATTAAATGATTTTAAATATAGAATTGCCCTTCCAGCACCCTCTTTTTATGGGCAATTCGACTCCAAACATACCCTTGATGAAATTTTGGAAGCCTTGATAATGATTGGTTTTGACGATGTTTTTGAAGTAGCACTGGCAGCGGAGGTAGTAACCAGGGGGATAAATAATTACTTGCAAGAAAATCAAAGCCTAAAGCCTCTCATATCACAGGCCTGTCCAGCTGTAGTTGGTCTTATTCAGGTTCGTTTTCCACTGCTCTTAGAGCATATTATTCCCATAGACTCTCCCATGAATATGGCGGCCATGTATGCAAAAAGGAATGCTTTTTCTAAAGGATATGCCCCTCAAGAAGTGGGAACTTTTTTTATTACCCCCTGTCCTGGTAAAATAACAGCCATTAGGCAGCCAGCAGCCAAGAATCACGTTTATGTAGATGGTGCTATTTCAATTTCCACTATTTATGGCCAGGTATTAAAACACATTAAAGACCTTAAGGGTAACAGAAAGCTTCAGAAAGCATCGGGGTTAGGCATAGGATGGGGCAGTTCTGGTGGCGAGATAAAGGCACTGAAGCATGGTACAAAACTGGCTGTTGATGGTATACAAAATGTAATTAATGTTTTAGAACAAGTTGAAAAAGGAGAATTGAGGGATATTGCATATCTTGAGTGCCAGGCATGCCAGGGTGGTTGTATAGGAGGGTCTCTTGTGGCCAAAAACCCTTTCCTGGCCAGGGTACGAATTGACCAGCTGGTAAGCAAGGGTACAAATCCGCAGCTAGAGCATTTTTTGGAAACTGTGGATTTGTCTCACTGCTTACTAAAAGGTGATTTTCAACCTCGAAAGGTAAGAAATCTTGATGACAACCTGGCGGAAGCCCTTGTTAAGATGGAGAAATTAGAAAGAACCTTAGAGGAACTGCCGGGACTTGATTGCAGTTCCTGTGGTTGTCCAAACTGCAGGGCCCTTGCAGAGGATATTGTCAAGGGATTAGCCTTTGAGACTGACTGTGTTTTTAAATTGAGAAAGCAAGTAGAAATCCTTGCAGAAGAAGTATTAAAGCTGGCTAGAAAGGTTCCCCCTGCAATGGGTCAGCGAAACTCGGAGTAA
- a CDS encoding PHP domain-containing protein, whose protein sequence is MTEMNINADLHIHTALSPCAHEEMGPQQILLRAYEMGLNLIGITDHNSVLNLKSFVEAADTFKRGSIKIVPGLEIQCEEEVHILCLFETVSAAEEFYKYIENYLTDIKNKKSIFGEQLVLDSKGSIIGMEERLLLSSVRLNVERVVAGAHEFEGLAIAAHIDRPAYSLLSLLGFIPKNLKLDALEVSARVNPQEYIERIDITGYPIISSSDAHFLSDIGRAYISYKGDLDFYSLKKALLNNKFRILKGGINS, encoded by the coding sequence ATGACTGAAATGAATATAAATGCTGACCTTCATATTCACACGGCCCTTTCTCCCTGTGCTCATGAAGAAATGGGACCACAGCAGATTCTTCTAAGGGCCTATGAAATGGGTTTAAACCTTATAGGTATTACTGATCATAATTCCGTTTTAAACCTTAAATCCTTTGTTGAGGCCGCAGATACATTCAAGCGTGGAAGTATTAAAATTGTTCCTGGTCTTGAGATTCAATGCGAGGAGGAGGTACATATCCTCTGCCTTTTTGAAACTGTTTCTGCTGCAGAGGAATTTTACAAATATATTGAGAACTATCTGACTGACATTAAAAACAAAAAAAGCATTTTTGGTGAACAGTTAGTGTTGGACAGTAAAGGCAGCATTATAGGAATGGAGGAAAGACTGCTTCTAAGCTCAGTAAGGTTGAATGTTGAGAGGGTAGTAGCTGGGGCACATGAATTTGAAGGACTGGCAATAGCCGCCCATATAGACCGTCCGGCATACAGTCTGCTGTCATTGTTAGGTTTTATTCCCAAGAATTTAAAGCTGGACGCTCTTGAAGTATCAGCAAGGGTTAATCCACAGGAATATATAGAAAGGATAGATATAACTGGATATCCTATCATTTCTTCATCAGATGCACATTTTTTAAGTGATATTGGCAGGGCATATATTTCTTATAAGGGGGACTTGGATTTTTATTCCCTTAAAAAAGCCCTGTTAAATAATAAATTCAGGATTTTGAAAGGGGGGATTAATTCATAA
- a CDS encoding ATP-binding protein, with product MEELAQHILDLLMNSWEAGATVIELNIIEDSQKDIIIITAADNGRGMDEKLMIQALDPFKTGRKTRKVGLGLALLQAAAEACNGKVELTPAHSQGLIVKATFQRSHWDRPPLGDVAGTITAFLCSASSIRVIYTHEFNGCLFTFDSKQIEKIVSPVPVNHPKVLQWIRETIGQGLSKLYDGGDE from the coding sequence ATGGAAGAACTAGCCCAACACATTCTTGATCTTTTAATGAATTCCTGGGAAGCCGGTGCTACTGTAATTGAGCTTAACATTATTGAGGATAGCCAGAAAGATATCATAATCATTACTGCAGCGGACAATGGCAGGGGAATGGACGAAAAGCTTATGATACAGGCTCTAGATCCCTTTAAAACAGGGCGCAAAACCAGGAAAGTAGGGTTAGGTTTAGCCCTTTTACAGGCTGCAGCTGAGGCCTGTAATGGCAAAGTGGAGTTAACCCCAGCCCACTCACAGGGCCTAATAGTAAAAGCCACATTTCAAAGAAGCCATTGGGATAGACCCCCATTAGGGGATGTGGCAGGAACCATTACGGCTTTTCTATGTTCTGCTTCTAGTATTAGGGTTATATATACCCATGAGTTTAATGGGTGTCTATTTACTTTTGATAGTAAGCAGATAGAAAAAATTGTATCACCCGTGCCAGTAAACCATCCAAAAGTTCTTCAATGGATTAGGGAAACAATTGGGCAGGGTTTATCTAAGCTATATGATGGAGGTGA
- the ltrA gene encoding group II intron reverse transcriptase/maturase: MNKTKPFRIPKQIVQEAYEKVKANKGSAGIDEVSLKEFEKDLKNNLYKIWNRMSSGTYFPPAVKAVDIPKKNGGIRVLGIPTVADRIAQMVVKIHFEPKVEPYFLEDSYGYRPNKSAIEAVGITRQRCWEYDWVLEFDIKGLFDNIDHELLMKAVHKHTKEKWEILYIERWLKAPFQKADGTEIKRDSGTPQGGVISPILANLFMHYAFDKWMKINYPNNPWARYADDGVVHCSTLEETENILETLTARFKNIGLELHPDKTRIVYCKDDNRKGSHTQEKFDFLGYTFRSRLAKNRRGEYFITFSPAISNKASKAIKQNVRNMNLQFRTNREINDLADLLNPKIRGWINYYGSFCKSELTPVLKYINKTLQKWVRRKYKNINGSKARARRWLIKVAEAVPQLFVHWKLGIIND; encoded by the coding sequence ATGAACAAAACAAAGCCGTTTAGAATACCAAAACAAATAGTACAAGAAGCCTATGAGAAAGTGAAAGCGAATAAAGGCTCTGCAGGTATCGACGAAGTAAGTCTAAAAGAATTTGAAAAAGACCTTAAAAACAATCTGTACAAAATATGGAACAGGATGTCGTCTGGAACATACTTTCCCCCAGCAGTAAAAGCAGTTGATATACCAAAGAAAAATGGTGGGATAAGAGTACTAGGAATACCGACAGTAGCAGACAGAATAGCACAAATGGTAGTAAAAATCCATTTTGAACCAAAAGTAGAACCCTACTTTCTGGAAGACTCCTATGGGTACCGTCCGAATAAGTCAGCAATAGAAGCAGTAGGCATTACCAGACAGAGGTGCTGGGAATATGACTGGGTACTAGAGTTCGATATTAAAGGACTATTTGACAATATAGACCATGAACTCCTGATGAAGGCAGTACACAAACACACAAAGGAGAAATGGGAAATATTGTACATTGAGAGATGGTTAAAGGCACCTTTTCAAAAAGCAGATGGAACAGAGATAAAAAGAGACTCTGGAACACCGCAAGGTGGTGTCATTAGTCCGATACTTGCAAATCTATTCATGCACTATGCATTTGATAAATGGATGAAAATAAATTATCCCAATAACCCATGGGCAAGATATGCAGATGATGGAGTAGTACATTGCTCAACCTTAGAAGAAACAGAAAACATACTAGAAACGCTAACAGCAAGATTTAAGAACATAGGGCTAGAATTGCATCCAGACAAGACCCGAATAGTATATTGCAAAGATGACAATAGAAAAGGAAGTCACACTCAAGAGAAATTTGACTTTCTAGGATATACTTTTAGGTCAAGGCTTGCCAAGAACAGACGAGGAGAGTACTTCATAACATTCTCGCCAGCAATAAGTAACAAAGCAAGCAAGGCAATAAAACAAAATGTGAGAAATATGAACCTTCAATTTCGAACAAATCGAGAAATCAATGATTTGGCAGACCTTCTAAATCCCAAGATAAGGGGATGGATAAACTACTATGGTAGTTTTTGCAAATCGGAATTAACCCCTGTGCTTAAATATATCAACAAAACCTTGCAAAAATGGGTACGAAGAAAGTATAAGAATATCAATGGAAGCAAAGCTAGAGCTAGGAGATGGCTCATCAAAGTAGCAGAGGCAGTTCCTCAACTTTTTGTGCATTGGAAACTTGGTATAATTAACGACTGA
- a CDS encoding ATP-binding protein: MSKFEQEFTVASLDFAAAGQASSQIKKLLQLVGYQPLEIRRASIAAYEMEMNMVIHGNGGILKVNLVPAAIELTAQDKGPGIPDIDLAMQEGYSTAPPNIREMGFGAGMGLPNIKRCTDFIEIKSEVGKGTMVRVIINASQK, encoded by the coding sequence ATGAGTAAATTTGAGCAGGAATTCACAGTAGCTTCCCTGGATTTTGCTGCTGCTGGCCAGGCTTCAAGTCAGATTAAAAAACTTTTACAATTGGTAGGATATCAACCACTGGAGATAAGAAGGGCTTCCATTGCTGCTTACGAGATGGAAATGAATATGGTAATACATGGTAACGGTGGAATACTTAAGGTTAACCTTGTTCCTGCAGCTATTGAATTAACTGCCCAGGATAAGGGTCCAGGCATTCCTGACATAGATTTAGCCATGCAGGAGGGTTACTCAACGGCACCACCTAACATTAGAGAAATGGGTTTTGGTGCAGGCATGGGGCTGCCTAACATTAAAAGGTGCACTGATTTTATTGAGATCAAGTCTGAAGTGGGCAAAGGGACAATGGTAAGGGTTATAATCAACGCCAGCCAAAAATAA
- a CDS encoding DRTGG domain-containing protein produces the protein MDLKEVKKLLEAEVLWGSELLEKSVSCAFGCDLLSDVLAFTPPNVLLLTGLTNIQVINTAEMIEAAAVVFVRGKRPTGEVVDFARQKNIPLLATNYMLYDSCGILYLNGLKGCEGNG, from the coding sequence ATGGATCTCAAGGAAGTGAAAAAGCTTTTAGAGGCAGAGGTTTTATGGGGCAGTGAACTATTAGAAAAGTCGGTGTCTTGTGCCTTTGGGTGTGACCTATTAAGTGATGTGTTGGCCTTTACACCTCCAAATGTTTTGCTTTTAACAGGTTTAACAAATATTCAAGTTATTAACACTGCAGAAATGATTGAGGCTGCTGCAGTTGTTTTTGTAAGGGGTAAAAGGCCCACAGGGGAGGTCGTGGATTTTGCCAGACAAAAGAATATACCTCTTTTGGCAACAAATTATATGCTTTATGACAGCTGCGGCATTCTCTATCTTAATGGTCTAAAAGGTTGTGAGGGTAATGGGTAG
- a CDS encoding complex I 24 kDa subunit family protein — MSSALPEIDWETLNPQIDEIIEEFRGQPSALIEVLHRIQEIVGFLPRDVQIKIAEGLGVAQSEVYSVSSFYSHFSFKPKGKYKVCLCMGTACYVKGAPEILTALEKHMGVEAGDTTDDGMYSLESVRCLGACGLGPVMTINNEAHGLLKPDKALQSVKKCCKE; from the coding sequence ATGTCATCAGCTTTACCTGAAATTGATTGGGAAACTTTGAACCCCCAAATTGATGAGATTATTGAAGAGTTCAGGGGACAGCCTTCAGCGCTGATTGAAGTCTTACATCGAATACAAGAAATTGTAGGCTTCTTGCCAAGGGATGTACAGATAAAAATAGCTGAAGGGCTTGGAGTTGCACAGTCAGAGGTCTATAGCGTTTCATCCTTTTATTCCCATTTTTCCTTCAAGCCAAAGGGAAAATACAAGGTGTGTTTATGTATGGGAACAGCCTGCTATGTAAAGGGAGCACCTGAAATCTTGACAGCCCTGGAGAAGCATATGGGAGTTGAGGCTGGAGATACCACAGATGACGGCATGTATTCTTTGGAAAGTGTAAGGTGCCTGGGTGCCTGTGGTTTAGGGCCTGTTATGACTATTAACAATGAGGCCCACGGTCTTTTAAAACCAGACAAGGCATTACAGTCAGTTAAAAAGTGCTGCAAGGAATAA
- the csaB gene encoding polysaccharide pyruvyl transferase CsaB, whose protein sequence is MSKKIAISGYYGFQNIGDEAILYSMLQAFESVGNLEPIVFSNNPEHTHKQYGVESVDRWKLFTLIKSLRKCDQLVSGGGSLLQDVTGPRSLIYYLGVVFLAKLLGKKVMFYAQGIGPINTPQGKRLMGWLANKADLITVRDGASKKLLDQLGIDRPEIRETVDAVLGIDRRRVNTQSDEKVLVEMGISPEGEPIVGVSLREWQNPGNYKRAVAKTCDNLIEMGYRVMFIPFHFPGDIAPGRDTIKLMEHGEKAILMKNQVNVEEMLGILGSLHMMIGMRLHSLIMAAVMGVPIVGISYDPKVDSFMKQAYQPLAGRAETITEDQLWDTVRTALENREANLPEYLQIIDEKREQALETARWAKEL, encoded by the coding sequence ATGAGTAAAAAAATTGCAATATCTGGTTATTATGGCTTTCAAAATATAGGAGACGAGGCTATACTCTATAGTATGCTGCAGGCTTTTGAGTCTGTGGGCAATCTGGAACCTATTGTTTTTTCCAATAATCCAGAGCATACCCATAAACAATATGGTGTGGAGTCAGTTGATAGATGGAAGCTTTTTACTTTGATTAAATCATTAAGAAAATGTGATCAGCTTGTTAGTGGCGGCGGCAGCCTGCTTCAGGATGTAACTGGTCCCAGAAGTCTTATCTACTATCTAGGGGTTGTTTTTTTGGCAAAGCTTTTAGGTAAAAAGGTTATGTTTTATGCCCAGGGAATAGGACCCATCAATACTCCACAGGGCAAGAGGCTCATGGGCTGGCTCGCAAATAAGGCTGACTTGATTACTGTGCGTGATGGGGCTTCCAAGAAGCTTCTAGACCAGTTGGGAATTGACAGGCCTGAAATAAGAGAAACTGTAGATGCTGTCCTTGGTATAGATAGAAGAAGAGTAAACACACAGTCTGATGAAAAGGTGCTGGTAGAAATGGGCATCTCCCCAGAGGGAGAGCCAATTGTGGGTGTTTCTCTAAGGGAATGGCAGAATCCAGGCAACTATAAAAGGGCAGTTGCAAAAACCTGTGATAATTTGATAGAAATGGGATACAGGGTTATGTTTATACCCTTTCATTTTCCAGGTGATATTGCCCCAGGAAGAGATACTATCAAGCTTATGGAGCATGGAGAAAAGGCTATCCTCATGAAAAACCAGGTCAATGTGGAAGAAATGCTTGGCATTCTGGGCAGCCTGCATATGATGATAGGAATGAGGCTCCACTCTCTGATAATGGCTGCCGTAATGGGAGTACCCATTGTTGGTATTTCCTACGATCCAAAGGTGGACAGCTTCATGAAACAGGCCTATCAGCCCCTGGCAGGAAGAGCGGAGACTATAACGGAGGATCAGCTATGGGATACTGTAAGAACAGCCTTAGAAAACAGGGAAGCCAATCTGCCTGAATACCTGCAGATTATAGATGAAAAGAGAGAGCAGGCCCTGGAAACTGCCCGCTGGGCCAAAGAACTCTAA